The sequence AGTCTTATGATCCCATACCAACCCAAATGATATAATAAGAAATGTGGATCAATTGCAACAAGCGTATAATTGTTCTTCAACTGGTCTTTCTAGTCATGACCCCTTaataaccaaaaccaaatccaaTCTTTGTCTTTCTTATGAAAGATTCAAGAACTGGACTTTCCAATTGAAACCGAAAGAATTCAAAAAGGGCACCTCCTATTTTACAGAAATAATGAATCTTTATCTCTtacctttctctttctctttctctttctctttctctttctctttctctttctctttctcttataCAGCAGCTTTCCTTTTAGCTGCAACAAGCTTCTTATGTATATGGGCAAACTAATACTTCTGAATCTTGAGTGAGTGCTCCtgttttgtctctttcttttcttactTTCTAATATCTTCCCTCTGTCTTCTACACCCAGCAGTACCTTTAATATCTATCTGAAAGTTTCCGTTATTGATACTCCAAGATGTGACAGTTCCTGATGAAATCATTGGAGTAGTTAACGTATTTTGTCCAGAACGGCCGGAGATGCTCAAAGCCAATCTCCAGCCACGGCTTTGATTGCCCATTGTAGTGTATCACCGCAGCTTTCCTGACATTTTCTATGTTGGTCTTGTTCTGATATCCTAATCCTAGCATATGCCATGACGAGTCTATTACGTGAACATGACCCTTAAACGCGATCAGAGCAGGAGGCAACGTTCCAAGCTTCCACATTGCCAGATTCAACCTTAGATTCTGCACAAAAACCAAACAGAGTATGAGAGTGAGGTAATAATATAAAGAGTGTAGGCTTCTTTAATAGTTTACCTCTCTAAGCCAAGAGTGATACGTTTctctgatatttgtttttctccAAGCTTTTAGATCGAAGACATTCATACCATATGCCCAAGCGCATTCTTCAGGGTCTAAATGCTTTGCAATGAGCGGGTGGGAGAAATTGAAGTAGTTCCTTAGACGCTTTGACATCACCCACTCATCTTCACCCCGGCAGGTTTCTACTGCTGCATTGACCTTACCACCAAGGTCAAGGTCCCAAAGTGGAGCAAGGTCTCTCTGTACTACTATATCATCGTCTAAGAACACCACCTTGTCCAAGTTTGGGAAAAGctataacaaaaagaaaagagagaggacATTAGCATATGATTTTAAGAGAAGATTAGCATATAGCACTAGTCCTGGGCATATTATCCGAAACTCGAAAAccaaaccggaaccgaacccgatccaaatTTACAAAATCCTGAATGGTTCTTATTTTcctaaacccgaaaaaccgaaaccgaaaacCAAACGGATGctcaaatattcaaaatataataaaaatatttattttattttatatattaaattatcatttttaaataaaagatatgaaaaaaccccgatttttttttgttttttcgggTTTAACTCgggtttttgtgtttttttggcTTTAGACCCGAACCAACCCTGAACTATTTCTCATTCGGTTCCATTTCtggttttatataaaaatagaaaccaGACCCAAACCGATCCGAACAACCCAACCCGAATAACCCAAAAACCGAACCGACCAAATGGCCACCACTATATAGCACAGGTGAAAGTTGAACAATGGGGAGGTATAAGATTACCTCCGGTATATATATCCTAAGATGATTGAgcaaagatatatattttggaCTTCTAGACTGCAACTTCGAAGCAAATCTCCTCGGAGTTGTCTCAGTAAGGTTCGCCCCAGCGACATGATTCCCATGGTAATAGTTCCTGACACCATTATGGCTCTCAGCAGCTTCCAGAACCGGAACATTCTCTTTTGTCAGCCAGTCAAACTGATGAACACCTTTAACTTCCACAATAGCAGGCGCAACACTATTGAGAGCAAACCAAGAATGCATACCCGCGTACGTTTTCTTGTCTGTGATGATGTGAAAGACGATTTTCTCCGGGTTCGAAGATGACTGCACGGCGGACGAGACCACGACGGATGCAGCGAGTATATTGTCTGTGGAGAGAATGAAATGGTGGTAAGAGTTGtttaagagaagagggagaagCTCTGGCGATGGGAGCTGACGGCGAGCGTGAGCGTTGGAGGAGTATTCGTCTGTGAGTTTTAGAGAGAGACAGTGGATGCCTTTGGGGATGGAGCTCGCTGCGAAGTGCTTGTTCGTGAGTTCGGCGAATTTGGATTCTCTGATGTCTTGTTCGAACTTCTCCATCTGATTTTAAGACAAGAGATAAACAAATCACATTAAGATAACGTTCTTAGTTTAGATGGATAACTTTAGTGAAAGAACATACGTACCATGGCTCGTAAGACAAGAGCAAAGGTTTTTGCATCGTAGTGGTTGTTCTTTATATCGGAAACAAGATGGCGAAATGAATCTGGAAGTTTTAAACCATGTGGAATCTCTTGAGTGCTTGCTTCGTTTAGGATTGTATAGAAGTCTCTAGCTAGTCTCTGCAGTAAGAGAACACACAaaggaaatattatttaaggacaTGAAAAGTAGTGAAAAATTAGCAAACAACTCACCTCTGAATCATCTACTCTACCAAGAAGACGTGGACCTAACCGCCTCCCTAAACAATCTGaaagtaagaaaaaataaaagagaaacttAAACAAGAGCATCACAAGTACATAAAACGAAATCATCATatcattgcaaaaaaaaaaaacaccaatcTAGAATGGAGAAACTCAGGCAATGAAATGAACATCCTAAACCATAACATATGAATGTCTAAACCTAGTAAGGAGGGATGAATCTGTAGATTCAACTCCATACAAATAAAAGATCCTACAAAATTAATGTGAGAAAATAGATAGTGGCATTATATCTAACCACTAACATGTAAAAGATCATTAGTGGGGGACCTAAcaagaaaaatccaaaaatgcTCAACTGAACACTAAAAGTCCCATGCTCAAATGCCACATGCTAGAGACACTGAACACCAAAAAGATGCTAACTTTTTTGTCAACCTGCCAAAGTCCAGCTGATAAAGAATATCACAATCATTGCacgaaactaaaaatataatcctaaattaatcttttttttttgttcaaatataatcctaaattaatctaatccagaTAAAAAAAACCAGTAAAGACAAAGAACACAACACAATCAGAAACTAAAGATTCAGTGAAGACAAAGGAAGGAACAAAAGaggtttgttttttgttttttcttttttttgtttaccaaTGGAGGAGCACTTGTTGGCACCTTCGAGGGTAACAAGAGCGGTTAAGATGAAAACAAAAGGCAACAAGAAGGC is a genomic window of Brassica napus cultivar Da-Ae chromosome A2, Da-Ae, whole genome shotgun sequence containing:
- the LOC106368217 gene encoding probable galacturonosyltransferase 14 isoform X1, which encodes MFFFFLLKNGSDVGIGSLQKRMQLHVSPSMRSITISSSSNEFTTSDLMKIKLAARHISYRTLFHTILILAFLLPFVFILTALVTLEDCLGRRLGPRLLGRVDDSERLARDFYTILNEASTQEIPHGLKLPDSFRHLVSDIKNNHYDAKTFALVLRAMMEKFEQDIRESKFAELTNKHFAASSIPKGIHCLSLKLTDEYSSNAHARRQLPSPELLPLLLNNSYHHFILSTDNILAASVVVSSAVQSSSNPEKIVFHIITDKKTYAGMHSWFALNSVAPAIVEVKGVHQFDWLTKENVPVLEAAESHNGVRNYYHGNHVAGANLTETTPRRFASKLQSRSPKYISLLNHLRIYIPELFPNLDKVVFLDDDIVVQRDLAPLWDLDLGGKVNAAVETCRGEDEWVMSKRLRNYFNFSHPLIAKHLDPEECAWAYGMNVFDLKAWRKTNIRETYHSWLRENLRLNLAMWKLGTLPPALIAFKGHVHVIDSSWHMLGLGYQNKTNIENVRKAAVIHYNGQSKPWLEIGFEHLRPFWTKYVNYSNDFIRNCHILEYQ
- the LOC106368217 gene encoding probable galacturonosyltransferase 14 isoform X2 — encoded protein: MFFFFLLKNGSDVGIGSLQKRMQLHVSPSMRSITISSSSNEFTTSDLMKIKLAARHISYRTLFHTILILAFLLPFVFILTALVTLEGANKCSSIDCLGRRLGPRLLGRVDDSERLARDFYTILNEASTQEIPHGLKLPDSFRHLVSDIKNNHYDAKTFALVLRAMMEKFEQDIRESKFAELTNKHFAASSIPKGIHCLSLKLTDEYSSNAHARRQLPSPELLPLLLNNSYHHFILSTDNILAASVVVSSAVQSSSNPEKIVFHIITDKKTYAGMHSWFALNSVAPAIVEVKGVHQFDWLTKENVPVLEAAESHNGVRNYYHGNHVAGANLTETTPRRFASKLQSRSPKYISLLNHLRIYIPELFPNLDKVVFLDDDIVVQRDLAPLWDLDLGGKVNAAVETCRGEDEWVMSKRLRNYFNFSHPLIAKHLDPEECAWAYGMNVFDLKAWRKTNIRETYHSWLRENLRLNLAMWKLGTLPPALIAFKGHVHVIDSSWHMLGLGYQNKTNIENVRKAAVIHYNGQSKPWLEIGFEHLRPFWTKYVNYSNDFIRNCHILEYQ
- the LOC106368217 gene encoding probable galacturonosyltransferase 14 isoform X3, producing the protein MELNLQIHPSLLDCLGRRLGPRLLGRVDDSERLARDFYTILNEASTQEIPHGLKLPDSFRHLVSDIKNNHYDAKTFALVLRAMMEKFEQDIRESKFAELTNKHFAASSIPKGIHCLSLKLTDEYSSNAHARRQLPSPELLPLLLNNSYHHFILSTDNILAASVVVSSAVQSSSNPEKIVFHIITDKKTYAGMHSWFALNSVAPAIVEVKGVHQFDWLTKENVPVLEAAESHNGVRNYYHGNHVAGANLTETTPRRFASKLQSRSPKYISLLNHLRIYIPELFPNLDKVVFLDDDIVVQRDLAPLWDLDLGGKVNAAVETCRGEDEWVMSKRLRNYFNFSHPLIAKHLDPEECAWAYGMNVFDLKAWRKTNIRETYHSWLRENLRLNLAMWKLGTLPPALIAFKGHVHVIDSSWHMLGLGYQNKTNIENVRKAAVIHYNGQSKPWLEIGFEHLRPFWTKYVNYSNDFIRNCHILEYQ